One part of the Vicia villosa cultivar HV-30 ecotype Madison, WI linkage group LG6, Vvil1.0, whole genome shotgun sequence genome encodes these proteins:
- the LOC131615203 gene encoding uncharacterized protein LOC131615203: MSNLKHQFKILSITGDNFITRNNNLIEHLTCEGLNKILEGENSRKSTDDPDEIEKRKLKVNRIIKHHLDDGLQTEYSNAKDPKILWDKIKARFGHQKKVLLPSLMDQWNKLRFQDYKTVIAYNSAMHQIISQLEFCDKIITEKEKLEKTFSTFHASQVLLQQQYRMREYTEYSDLVVALLVAEQNNELLIKTTRHDPQEQCHILKLMPRLLIVCVVALIVLRDVVVMFVLMVIMVMLVLMVTIKEDITIETFSTVETIFVEEDVDDVI; the protein is encoded by the coding sequence ATGTCAAATCTTAAACATCAATTCAAAATTCTTAGCATAACTGGGGACAACTTCATAACCCGGAACAACAATTTAATAGAGCACCTTACATGTGAGGGACTTAACAAAATTCTTGAAGGAGAGAATTCTAGAAAATCGACAGACGATCCAGATGAAATAGAAAAGAGAAAGTTAAAAGTAAACAGAATAATCAAGCATCATCTTGATGATGGATTGCAAACAGAATATTCAAATGCTAAAGATCCCAAGATTTTATGGGACAAAATTAAAGCAAGATTTGGACATCAGAAGAAAGTCTTGTTACCCTCATTAATGGATCAGTGGAACAAGTTAAGGTTCCAAGATTATAAAACTGTCATTGCATATAATTCTGCTATGCACCAAATTATATCACAGCTAGAATTTTGTGACAAAATTATAACtgaaaaagaaaagttggaaaaaaCCTTTTCGACTTTCCATGCATCTCAGGTATTATTGCAACAACAATATAGAATGAGAGAATACACCGAGTATTCTGATTTAGTTGTAGCCCTTCTAGTGGCAGAACAAAATAACGAGCTCCTTATAAAAACCACAAGACATGACCCACAGGAACAATGCCATATCCTGAAACTAATGCCACGACTTTTGATTGTGTGCGTGGTGGCTTTAATCGTCTTAAGAGACGTGGTGGTCATGTTCGTTTTGATGGTAATAATGGTCATGCTCGTTTTGATGGTCACAATCAAGGAGGATATCACGATCGAAACCTTTTCCACGGTCGAAACCATTTTCGTGGAAGAGGACGTGGACGATGTCATATGA